From the Buteo buteo chromosome 1, bButBut1.hap1.1, whole genome shotgun sequence genome, one window contains:
- the GRPEL1 gene encoding grpE protein homolog 1, mitochondrial, with protein sequence MAAVAQCVRAAVRPRYPLLSFSLRTSPRLLCVATQQKNTGQNLEEDQSQSQNEQKVEPSSAEKILTEEKAKLEEQLKEVTDKYKRALADAENVRQRSQKLVEEAKLYGIQSFCKDLLEVADILEKATESVPKEEIKDENPHLKSLYEGLVMTELQIQKVFKKHGLLRLDPVGAKFDPYEHEALFHAPMEGKEPGTIALVSKIGYKLHGRTLRPALVGVVKDA encoded by the exons ATGGCGGCGGTGGCCCAGTGCGTGCGGGCCGCGGTGCGCCCGCGGTACCCGCTGCTGAGCTTCTCCCTGAG GACTTCTCCACGACTGCTTTGTGTAgcaacacaacagaaaaatactggCCAGAACTTGGAAGAGGACCAGAGCCAGAGCCAAAATGAGCAGAAGGTTGaacccagctctgctgaaaaaattttaactgaagaaaaggCCAAACTGGAAGAACAACTAAAAGAAGTCACT gacAAGTACAAGCGTGCCTTGGCAGATGCAGAAAACGTGAGGCAAAGAAGCCAGAAACTGGTAGAAGAGGCAAAGTTATACG ggATTCAGAGCTTCTGTAAGGACTTACTAGAAGTTGCAGACATTCTGGAGAAGGCAACAGAAAGTGttccaaaagaagaaatcaaggATGAAAATCCTCACTTGAAAAGCTTATATGAAGGTCTTGTTATGACAGAACTACAGATTCAAaaggtgtttaaaaaacatgGCCTGCTCAGACTGGATCCTGTCGGAGCCAAGTTCGATCCCTATGAACATGAAGCATTGTTCCATGCTCCCATGGAAGGGAAGGAGCCTGGCACTATTGCATTAGTATCCAAGATTGGCTATAAGCTGCATGGGCGTACACTGCGACCTGCCTTGGTGGGTGTTGTGAAAGACGCTTAG